Genomic segment of Anguilla rostrata isolate EN2019 chromosome 13, ASM1855537v3, whole genome shotgun sequence:
cgtacttttttttttttttttaaacaggcattTAGTacacacttttatccagagcgacaagttttttatttttttatttttattttacagagcattttagattgtatccaattataaagctggatatatactgaagcaatgcaggttatcttgctcaagggtacaacggcagtgccctaccggggaatcgagcCAGTGACCTTTAGGTTTCAAGACCAATTCCctatccattatactacactgccgcctgtACAATCCAGCAGCTatagttttatttgcatttattgtgtCTGCCAACTCAAAAACCTTTGGCTGCCACTGTTTTGCTGCCTCTGATCACTTTGTGGGTATGGCAGTACTAAACTGAGTGGGCGCTCCTATCAGGCTATCCATAGAATAACAGTAAAACAGGTGAGGACTCTTTAAAGAAAGGATCTCATACTCCAGTCCTCAAGGGCTGCTGTGTCTTCTGATTTTTGATGATTTTCACCACTCTAGCGCTTAATGTAGATCACTGACTGGCTAAACTACTCACACATATTGTTTTAAAGGCCTGATTTGGCTGTTGATTGAAAGGCGACCAATGGATTTTGGGGTAGggtaggctaggctaggctgggctgggctggactggactggactgggctggtgctggtgctgggctgggctgggctggggctgggctAGACTGGGCTATGCtgggctaggctaggctaggctgggctggggtagggtagggtaggcTGGGCTGGGCTAGGGTAAGGTAGGGTAGGGTAGGCtaggctgggctgggctgggctgggctgggtgctgtgctgagctgggctgggctgggctgggctgagctagGCCTCACCTGCTTTGCCGCCGGAGTAAGGTTGGGCCGAGAggccagctggtcatccaggttCTTCAGGTCCGCTGTGTTGGTGGGCTGGACTGTTCCCTCCAAATCGGTTGCATCTTTACGGGTCGTCTCTGACTTCTCCACCACGGGCTGGGTCCCCTCAGCATTCTTCAACGCGTCTGTTGATTCGTCGTATGCCTTCTTTATGGTCGCAAAGGCATCTGGGAAATAGAGGCAAACAGGACAATTAAGCACAGTGCTACGCaaactctgtctctccccataCATTATAGAGGTTAACACCACAGAATCTCTTACATAGTAAGATGGATAGCTCTAGCATTCTTTCCATCCTGTCCACGTCTTTACTGAAGGACTTTCTTGTTAGTAACAGGATTTTCTAGAGTTAATAGGACTTTCTAGAGTTAATAATATTACAGTTAATGAATATCTTTGGCCATGTTTcgtcatgaatattcataagatgtgtcaaattggaatgttttggCTTCAATGGTAGAGGTGGTTAAGAATACAGCACTGGCCATATTTATCTCTCTATCaacaatacagtaaaatattctttcaaacAAATGAGAAAGGCAAGAAGGCCTAGTAAATCTAGAAGGTAATGAAGAATTTTTAAGTAGTTTAATGAGTCAAGGGTCACATCTGTTTCTACATTCTCTGCTATATCCTTCCGTATCATCATAACAATGACTGCCATCGCAATatttacacagagcacaggggcATTAAATCGTTTGAAAGGTTTCCTCTTTCGACATGAACGTCGTTGCCCTGTTGGGTGGTCCTGCATTGAGGCTGACCGTACGGTGTGCAGGAGGGCTGCCTCACCTCCAAGACTGGCATTGACGACGTTTTTCAGGGCGTCTTTCTTGCTGTTGTAGTCCAGGTTCAGGCCCGCGAGTTCGGCCCTGAGATCATCGAGCTGTTTGGCCAGAGCTGGGACTTCGTCTGTGGGGAAGAGTTCTGGGTCCAGTTGGCCTGCTTTCTCCCtggagatcagagagaggggcgagatCTGTGAGTTTGTGCATTATGCAAATTCAGCCGTGTGATTGGCAGCTGAACACAAGTTATTATCCACACAGGattctcacaaaaaaaagtttttttgaatGGAAGTGTGCACATTTTCTTGTGTATTTCTTGTGTAAATTATTGCTAGAGAACAACCCTAGTATAAGGATATTCAGTATAAGGAGAAAGGAAGCCAGCGTCTACTCATAAGGATTTAAGTTGTTTACAGCTCCAGCTTCATTGCTTATTCAGTACATGAAGGGTGTGCTGCAGCAATGTAAAATCCAGGGATCGTCCGGGCACCACACCTGAGTCTGCGCAGGTCTGCGAGGAGCTTGTCCACCCGGCTGTCGGAGGGGGCCGGGAGCGGCAGGGTGTCCCGGATTTTGGAGAGGGTGTCCTCCAGGGCCCGGATGCGGGGGGTCAGGTCCGTCGGGGTGGTCTCGGGTAGGGTGGGTGCCTGGGAGACGAGGCGACGCAGGCTGAGGGTGAAGTCCTTGAGCTGGCGGTCCAGGGTGAAGAAGCACGAGGGGCAGGCGGGGCAGTCGGGGTAGCGGTCGCAGCGCCCGCGGGCGCAGGCGTCGCAGCGTTCGCCCGTCACGCCGGGCAGGCACTTGCATTGCCCCGTCTTCTTGTCGCAGCCTCCTGGCTCAGTGCCGGTGAGGTCGCACTTACACCCTGTGGACACCAGGGGGCAACATTAAGCTAATAATCCAAGTCACATGTTGTAAATGACCTCATTCAGGTCAGCTTCCAAACATTTATAAAAGTTTCAACAGGTacgttacatttttttaaactgagagaTCTTGGCAGTAAATACAGTCTATATTATTAATGACAAGCTGAGACAAGCTCTAACTCCAATTAATGGACTTTTTGTAAGTGGGTTGATTAATTAATCCTTGTGATGACATTTTGTACACTGACTGTGTTTAATAATCTGTCATCATTGAGAGACATGGTAGTAGGAGATacactgggggggagggggggtgttttgaTGTGTTCGGGTAAATGTACGTACGCCGGCAAGTTGTGTCTGGGTCACCGTAGGTGTTGTCTGGGCATTCTTCGCAGGTCCGgcccccaaacccaaaccgACACTGACACTGGCCtgtcagctaaaaaaaaacagatacaaaaaaacaaatccccaCCCATTATGTTAGCCAGAACttgggaaaacacaaaacacaaagcatacactcaaacacaccaaATCTTATATGTAAATTCACTTGCACAAGGCCCTGTAAAAACCTTAATTCACCACTAGGTGGTGGCAAAGCACAAGAAAAGGAATTCCATGCCCTAATCTTAATGGGCAAAAACCAATATTCACTTCACCTATTTTAGCTCCTCTAGAAGCACAAAGCAGCGGCTGTGTGAGCCTGGGCTGACAGAATCGATttggaaacagaaacagaaacagaagcgGGCGTTTACCTGGTCGCAGGTTTTGCTGAGGGAGTTGGTCGGGTCACAGCTGCAGCGCTCGCAGCCGCGGGTGGGGGACAGTTTCCAGAAGCCGGGGGCACAGCGGTCACAGGCAAGACCCTGAACATTGGGGGGGCAGCTGCACTGGCCGGTCAGGGGGTCACAGGCGTCGTCAGACGAAGAGCCGTCCACGCTGCAGGAGCATTCtgaacgcgcacacacacacacacaacgttaTCACAATTTATTCACAACCATAAGATAAACTCTCCTTTTCACGAGAGACATGGCTAAGATAGCAGCCATAAGGTACGGTGCAAAAAGGCTTCACATCAAAGGCACACAACCGTATGATAGCCCGGAGAGCGCTTACATAAACTCTCCTACAATCAGAAACAACTTCTCTTCAATCACAAAACTGTGGACAgggatttaaaatgtaaatttaaaaccAAAGCAATTTAACCTGTATCGCTCCTAAGAAAGCTAATGGCCCTATGACACTCCATAATCTTAGAgagataacataacataacatagcataacatagtaTAATGACAAGAAcgggccattcagcccaacgatgctcgccattttcctaaccaAAGATGAAAGGAGGGACTCACTGGAGCACCCCAGGGGGTTGGCGGCGTTCAGGCCATAGTACCCCTTCCTGCAGCGCTCACAGCGCGGGCCCTCCACGTTGGCCTTGCATAGGCACGCCCCCGTGCTGTCGCACTGCCCGCCCTGCTCCGCCCCTTCCGCACTGCACTGGCACCCTGCTCCCAGAGGGACGGGCACAAACAGTCACTAatgcactaatacacacacaaagtttaCCTCCTGGTGTCCATTGCAGCACCTGTTGCTAAGTGCCGTGGGCATTGTAAGCAGCCAAAAGATGCACATTCAATGATAATGGGCTTGAAATATCTAGCAATCGAAAGGAATAAAAAGCAAACACCTCTGTCACTCTTTTTCTGGTCGGTACATTTCTGTCCTCTCACAAGGGACAGAGCATTACCCTCAGAGAAGTCCACAGGTGACAGCAAAACTGATCTAGCTAAGGCTTATATGGTATAGCTCAGGGTTCATGGGTCAGAGCTAAGCTGAGTCCCTAAGCTGAGGAATTTTACCAAAGCAATTTAACCTGGACTACTCCTAAGAAAGTTAATGGCCCTATGATAGCCTAATAATCTTTGAGAGGAGAGATGAAAGGAGAGATGAAAGGCTATGTAAAATGtagttattgcacttgtgcctacttgtttaattattgcttgtattttttgcatagactgctttgctgctgcttttgtttgtgttgatcagattaagctacagggtccaagttaaactacacGGTcactccctgcacttggaactgtacttccctccagggttttcaacacacttgttcctggttacggttatacactttgtcgtacgtcgctctggataagagcgtctgctaaatgtctgtaatgtaatgtaatgtaatgtgatgtacggtaatgtaatgtgatgtaatgtaatgtaaggtaatgtaatgtgatgtggtgtaatgtaaggtaatgtactCACTGGAGCATCCCAGGGGGTTGGCGGCGTTTAGGCTGTAGTACCCCTTCCTGCAGCGCTCACAACGCGGGCCCTCCACATTGGCCTTGCATCGGCACGCCCCCGTGCTGTCGCACTGACTGCCCTGCTCCGCCCCTTCCGCACTGCACTGGCACCCTGCTCCCAGAGGGACGggcacaaacattacattacatttatttggcagacgcttttatccaaagcgatgtacaaaagtacatttcatggtcatggacaactacaaaacacaggttcaataaaatacaatactcattttgtacagctatttgtAGCCAAGAACAGTttagtaatgtaatgtgatgtgatgtgatgtgatgtaatttaatgtaatgtacggtaatgtaatgtgatgtgatgtgatgtaatgtaatgtaatgtaatgtaatgtaatgtgatgtaatgtaatgtaatgtgatatgatgtaatgtaatgtaatgtaatgtgatgtgatgtaatgtaatgtaatgtaatgtaatgtgatgtaatgtaatgtaatgtgatatgatgtaatgtaatttaatgtaatgtgatgtgatgtaatgtaatgtaatgtaatgtaatgtgatgtgatgtaaggtaatgtaaagtaaggtaatgtaatgtaatgtaatgtaatgtgatgtaatgtaatgtaatgtaaggtaaggTAATGTACTCACTGGAGCATCCCAGGGGGTTGGCGGCGTTCAGGCCGTAGTACCCCTTCCTGCAGCGCTCACAGCGTGGGCCCTCCACGTTGGCCTTGCATAGGCACGCCCCCGTGCTGTCGCACTGCCTGCCCTGCTCCACCCCTTCCGCACTGCACTGGCACCCTGCTCCCAGAGGGACGggcacaaacattacattacatttatttggcagacgcttttatccaaagcaacgtacaaaagtgcatttcatggtcatggacaactacaaaacacaggttcaataaaatgcaatactcattttgtacagctatttgtAGCCAAGAACAGTTTAGTAaggtaatgtgatgtgatgtgatgtgatgtaatgtaatgtaatgtaatgtaatgtaaggtaatgtaaggtaatgtaatttACTCACTGGAGCACCCCAGGGGGTTGGCGGCGTTCAGGCCGTAGTACCCCTTCCTGCAGCGGTCACAGCGCGGGCCCTCCACGTTGGCCTTGCATAGGCACGCCCCCGTGCTGTCGCACTGCCCGCCCTGCTCCGCCCCTTCTGCACTGCACTGGCACCCTGCTCCCAGAGGGACAGGCACAAACAGTCACTAAtgcattaatacacacacaaagtttaCCTCCTGGTGTCCATTGCAGCACCTGTTGCTAAGTGCCGTGGGCATTGTAAGCAGCCAAAAGATGCACATTCAATGATAATGGGCTTGAAATATCTAGCAATCGAAGGGAATAAAAAGCAAACACCTCTGTCACTCTTTTTCTGGTCGGTACATTTCTGTCATCTCACAAGGGACAGAGCATTACCCTCAGAGAAGTCCACAGGTGACAGCAAATATGGGCTAGCTAAGGGTTCATGGGTCAGAGCTAAGCTGAGACCCTAAGCTGAGGAATTTTACCAAAGCAATTTAACCTGGACTGCTTCTAAGAAAGCTAAAGGCCCTATGATAGCCTAATAATCTTAGAGAGGAGAGATGAAAGGAGAGACTTGGCTatgtaaaaggttgtgtaagtcgctctggataagagcgtctgctaaatgcctgtaatgtgatgtgatgtaatgtaatgtaaggtaatgtaatgtaatgtgatgtaatgtgatgtgatgtgatgtgatgtgatgtgatgtgatgtaatgtaatgtaatgtgatgtgatgtgatgtgatgtgatgtgatgtgatgtgatgtgatgtaatgtgatgtacggtaatgtaatgtgatgtaatgtaatgtaatgtacggtaatgtaatgtgatgtaatgtaatgtaaggtaatgtaaggtaatgtaatttACTCACTGGAGCATCCCAGGGGGTTGGCGGCGTTCAGGCCGTAGTACCCCTTCTTGCAGCGCTCACAACGCGGGCCCTCCACGTTGGCCTTGCATCGGCACGCCCCCGTGCTGTCGCACTgactgccctgctctgcccctTCCGCACTGCACTGGCACCCTGCTCCCAGAGGGACGGGCACAAACAGGGCAAGGTCAACACCTGGCACGTCTGTTTAAGCACACGCCCAggtccccttccctccccccctcccccctccatgaGAGAAGCAGAGGGCCCGTGTATCTCTACAACCTCcaaaaacacagctgtgtggaggtgtgtagaCAGCAGTGTGGGGGAAGAGTTTGGACACTGGACTTTTcacttaatacatttttaataccctaaattatttcatatggTTTATAGTCAAGTACAAAAATTTTTTGTGGAACACTTTAAAATATCTGCTATTAATCTATCAAATGTATCTGGACATGCACTTGAATGTGAGACAGAAAAGTTTGGAAAgtgaaaaatgagctgaaagCGTTGAGGGGTGTGGTACTCACGCAAGCAGGTGTCGGTGCGGTCGATGGCACTCCTGGGGTTGCGGTAGTAATTAGGGGCGCACTGTTCACAGTTGGGCCCGGCGGTGTTGTGCAtgcacccctcacacacacccccgctcACACGTCCACTGGCCTCGTAACGTTTCCGGTCAAATCTGCAGCGCTTGGCATGGTTGTTGCACTCGCAGCCTGCAGAGGGCGCACCGAGGAGAGACAGTGGGTTTAAAAGTGATATCTAATATAATGTGGTCTGTGAGGTGACATctaatttaatcaaattttgCTAGCCCCGCTAGCCCTGGGCCTATAGCAGAGAAGGACAGGGCCCTGCTAGGCCTGGGGCTATAGTAGAGAAGGACAGGGTCCTGATAGACTTGGGGCTATAGTAGAGAAGGACAGGGCCCTGCTAGGCCTGGGGCTATAGTAGAGAAGGACAGGGCCCCGCTAGCCCTGGGGCTATAGTAGATAAGGACAGGGCCCTGTAGGCCTGGGGCTATAGTAGAGAAGGACAGGGCCCTGCTAGGCCTGGGGCTATAGTAGAGAAGGACAGGGCCCTGCTAGACTTGGAGCTATAGTAGAGAAGGACAGGGCCCTGCTAGGCCTGGAGCTATAGTAGAGAAGGACAGGGCCCCGCTAGCCCTGGGGCTATAGTAGAGAAGGACAAGGCCCTGCTAGCTCTGGGACTAGAGTAGAGAAGGACAGGGCCCTGCTAGCTCTGGGGCTATAGTAGAGAAGGACAAGGCCCTGCTAGCTCTGGGACTATAGTAGAGAAGGACAGGGCCCTGCTGGGTGCTGGGGCCCGGGGGAGCGCGTACGTTTGCAGGCGTTGGGGCGGCCCTCCTCGGCGTGTTTCCAGGGCAGGTCGTTGTAGAGTTCCGCGCAGCGTTCACAGTTCACCCCGGCGGTGTTGTGCTGGCACTCACACACTGGACTCACCTACAGCGCGCGCACACAgcgcagagggggagagagtccCGTTACAAAAAAAACGCCCCACTGAACACGCGCGTCCCAGACTAAAGGCCTTTAACGCAATCCTCTGGACTCAttcacaaagtaaaaaaaaaaacgctgttaCACAAACAGTCatgcataaaatacaaaaatgaatataatttgTCGCTGAATTCATCAAAAAGGAAACTGATGAATGCAGGATTGTCTAATAGTGTTCAGCCTGTAAATCTTGGCAGTGTTACTTTAAGGAGCACGAGAACAGGCCTGGAATACAGTGTGCTATATGTCACAGAACAGCGTGTGCTGCCCCTTGTGGCTCCTGCACGTCACTGCAGAGTGTGGCCCTTTGTGAATTATTGCACATGGTGCACTTCCAGGTTTTTACCTGTGTGGAGGGAAGCTGGTTGGTGGTGTGGTCGGGCAGGCATCGGTTGGCATGGCCGTGGCAGAAGCAGGAGCCCAGCACCTGCATCTCCTTCAGGGCGTAGAAGCGGCTCGGCGAACGGCCGGGCACGTGGGGTACCTGTCCCAGCTGGGTGAGGTTCACTCGCAGGTTGGTGAAGTCAGTCACCTCTGTGGAAAAGGGACACAACCAGGACGATTCAGCAATGGGAAAGTAAGGCTTCATCATTCTCTTTATGAATTTCTGTCACCGTAGGTTGTCAATCATTcaaatgaaccaatcagaagactGTATACATTCTGAGGCGGCGGAATCGTTAAAGAGGTACAAGCGCTTGATTATTTGATTATCCACTCTCTCAGCATAAAAAAGAGCTTCAAATACCGCACCTGTGCCAGACGATACTCATCAAACACCAGAGTAATGCAACAGGGAGAAGTAAAGGACTGAAGATCCAGCCCCATGAAGGAGGAGTAAATGGACCTTACCCTCGATCTTATGGCTGTTTGGGGTACTGACGTCAGAAAACTGGCGTAATGGGTAGAAGtaaatctgttaaaaaaagaagacagaCAGTCAGCATATGTAGATTAAAACTCCGGCTCTGACTCTGAAAAGCTGCCCATCTGTGCCACAGGGAATGTGGTACAGTATAATTAACGAATTAATCATTCATTatttggtggtgggtgaggtgagttccccttcatcactATAAAgtactttgagcatttggaagttcaaaaaagtgctatataaatgcaatgaattgATAATCATCAGCATTTCAGATACAGCATTAATGATTTTCTCGTATAAGTTAAACAGAGCTTCAAATTAAGCTGTTGTAACAGTCATTATATCTGCTTGCTCCAGTGATCACAGACTGGATAGTGTGCTTatgaaatgtagcctacactTTGTATGCCTAACATATAACACCACAGCCTAGGACATTACAAATCACGACTGGACAGTTGGCAAGAAAAGGGGTCAGAGTTCACTTAAATACTTGACTCTGTGCATCAAATTTCAATTGTAATGCTGAAAGGAGTCAGAATGCCGTGGAATAAAGATCAAAGTCTAAACTGCCGTCCAGGTTGCAGACAGGGCAGACTTACCGTCTGGTCCAGGTAGTGGTTGCCGGTGATGGGTAGCAGGGGGTAGCAGTAGGTGTGCTCCAGGTTTTGGGGCATGGAGATGCTGATGGAGGGGAAGGTCGAGCGGCAGTCTGTGGCCATGTACAGGGCAGGCGTCCAGGTGCGCCCGAAATCTGTCGATCGCTCAATGATTAGCGCGTCGGGGCGGGGTCCCTGTCgagaaaagaacagaaggtGCCGTTACTACACAGCTAAGCATGGGCTAATAACACTGTTTATGGATCATTATGCTGTATGATACACCTCTAGAGAAGCTCTACAGTTTGCCTGTATGTATCAATATCCAGCATGTAAGAAATGAAGGTTAGTACATGGAATATGGCATAATAATATTCACATGGTTTTATGCAATATCAGGGTGCTGAAGGATGGCATTACCTTGAACTTCATAACCAGGGTGTCCAGCTGGAAGGGGTTACTCAGGTCCAGCTGCAGGCTAACTGGACTCACGCCTAGAAGAAGCAACCCAGCATGGAAGCAATCATTACACCCCTCTTTGAGTTGTACAGCAAATAAATGACACaactaaaaaaattttaaacaaagttAAACAAGTCATTACATTTCACAGTCAC
This window contains:
- the LOC135237991 gene encoding laminin subunit beta-3-like isoform X4, with protein sequence MKTWILFQIAALAALTAAQQDCSKGACYPPAGDLLLGRAKQLHASSTCGLLGSEVFCTPYGLTRMKCCPCDSQNPEGPNAHTIQEVLSTSAPHRWWQSRKGVSPVSLQLDLSNPFQLDTLVMKFKGPRPDALIIERSTDFGRTWTPALYMATDCRSTFPSISISMPQNLEHTYCYPLLPITGNHYLDQTIYFYPLRQFSDVSTPNSHKIEEVTDFTNLRVNLTQLGQVPHVPGRSPSRFYALKEMQVLGSCFCHGHANRCLPDHTTNQLPSTQVSPVCECQHNTAGVNCERCAELYNDLPWKHAEEGRPNACKRCECNNHAKRCRFDRKRYEASGRVSGGVCEGCMHNTAGPNCEQCAPNYYRNPRSAIDRTDTCLRCQCSAEGAEQGSQCDSTGACRCKANVEGPRCERCRKGYYSLNAANPLGCSRCQCSAEGAEQGGQCDSTGACLCKANVEGPRCERCRKGYYGLNAANPLGCSKCSCSVDGSSSDDACDPLTGQCSCPPNVQGLACDRCAPGFWKLSPTRGCERCSCDPTNSLSKTCDQLTGQCQCRFGFGGRTCEECPDNTYGDPDTTCRRCKCDLTGTEPGGCDKKTGQCKCLPGVTGERCDACARGRCDRYPDCPACPSCFFTLDRQLKDFTLSLRRLVSQAPTLPETTPTDLTPRIRALEDTLSKIRDTLPLPAPSDSRVDKLLADLRRLREKAGQLDPELFPTDEVPALAKQLDDLRAELAGLNLDYNSKKDALKNVVNASLGDAFATIKKAYDESTDALKNAEGTQPVVEKSETTRKDATDLEGTVQPTNTADLKNLDDQLASRPNLTPAAKQVCGSTRSTPCTPAQCDGELCPEPGTVSCVEGKTCVGALPLGEKALKDTEEVKNRLQQLNKKIQEAADKIQAAEDSANDVRQSTDDLSNQIKQARNGLDDELGDIKKFVKNLKDFLSDPLLDPTAIQTVSEEILATKLPLSLAALKRKIQEIEKLAAGLPDSSKLLASTTPQLDLARKLLGEAQDARDTALGVKGKVDKLLGDLGSAEELLEDVDGKIQDTLDVLDTVTANIAEAKKKLDPATTLLDEVTGLTGTMLPELDKLKELVQNETENAQKAQVDAEAAKQEADDATKDLQALEDQLELLRQKAKEADGKGEVASGAGERLKKLQEESGTLIQDTMDMMRNLTGAEESLAEATNQLLKKAQNLTGLDKRLQKLLDEIRAKADYMSSCRG
- the LOC135237991 gene encoding laminin subunit beta-3-like isoform X2, with the protein product MKTWILFQIAALAALTAAQQDCSKGACYPPAGDLLLGRAKQLHASSTCGLLGSEVFCTPYGLTRMKCCPCDSQNPEGPNAHTIQEVLSTSAPHRWWQSRKGVSPVSLQLDLSNPFQLDTLVMKFKGPRPDALIIERSTDFGRTWTPALYMATDCRSTFPSISISMPQNLEHTYCYPLLPITGNHYLDQTIYFYPLRQFSDVSTPNSHKIEEVTDFTNLRVNLTQLGQVPHVPGRSPSRFYALKEMQVLGSCFCHGHANRCLPDHTTNQLPSTQVSPVCECQHNTAGVNCERCAELYNDLPWKHAEEGRPNACKRCECNNHAKRCRFDRKRYEASGRVSGGVCEGCMHNTAGPNCEQCAPNYYRNPRSAIDRTDTCLRCQCSAEGAEQGSQCDSTGACRCKANVEGPRCERCKKGYYGLNAANPLGCSRCQCSAEGAEQGGQCDSTGACLCKANVEGPRCDRCRKGYYGLNAANPLGCSRCQCSAEGAEQGSQCDSTGACRCKANVEGPRCERCRKGYYSLNAANPLGCSRCQCSAEGAEQGGQCDSTGACLCKANVEGPRCERCRKGYYGLNAANPLGCSKCSCSVDGSSSDDACDPLTGQCSCPPNVQGLACDRCAPGFWKLSPTRGCERCSCDPTNSLSKTCDQLTGQCQCRFGFGGRTCEECPDNTYGDPDTTCRRCKCDLTGTEPGGCDKKTGQCKCLPGVTGERCDACARGRCDRYPDCPACPSCFFTLDRQLKDFTLSLRRLVSQAPTLPETTPTDLTPRIRALEDTLSKIRDTLPLPAPSDSRVDKLLADLRRLREKAGQLDPELFPTDEVPALAKQLDDLRAELAGLNLDYNSKKDALKNVVNASLGDAFATIKKAYDESTDALKNAEGTQPVVEKSETTRKDATDLEGTVQPTNTADLKNLDDQLASRPNLTPAAKQVCGSTRSTPCTPAQCDGELCPEPGTVSCVEGKTCVGALPLGEKALKDTEEVKNRLQQLNKKIQEAADKIQAAEDSANDVRQSTDDLSNQIKQARNGLDDELGDIKKFVKNLKDFLSDPLLDPTAIQTVSEEILATKLPLSLAALKRKIQEIEKLAAGLPDSSKLLASTTPQLDLARKLLGEAQDARDTALGVKGKVDKLLGDLGSAEELLEDVDGKIQDTLDVLDTVTANIAEAKKKLDPATTLLDEVTGLTGTMLPELDKLKELVQNETENAQKAQVDAEAAKQEADDATKDLQALEDQLELLRQKAKEADGKGEVASGAGERLKKLQEESGTLIQDTMDMMRNLTGAEESLAEATNQLLKKAQNLTGLDKRLQKLLDEIRAKADYMSSCRG
- the LOC135237991 gene encoding laminin subunit beta-3-like isoform X1, which gives rise to MKTWILFQIAALAALTAAQQDCSKGACYPPAGDLLLGRAKQLHASSTCGLLGSEVFCTPYGLTRMKCCPCDSQNPEGPNAHTIQEVLSTSAPHRWWQSRKGVSPVSLQLDLSNPFQLDTLVMKFKGPRPDALIIERSTDFGRTWTPALYMATDCRSTFPSISISMPQNLEHTYCYPLLPITGNHYLDQTIYFYPLRQFSDVSTPNSHKIEEVTDFTNLRVNLTQLGQVPHVPGRSPSRFYALKEMQVLGSCFCHGHANRCLPDHTTNQLPSTQVSPVCECQHNTAGVNCERCAELYNDLPWKHAEEGRPNACKRCECNNHAKRCRFDRKRYEASGRVSGGVCEGCMHNTAGPNCEQCAPNYYRNPRSAIDRTDTCLRCQCSAEGAEQGSQCDSTGACRCKANVEGPRCERCKKGYYGLNAANPLGCSRCQCSAEGAEQGGQCDSTGACLCKANVEGPRCDRCRKGYYGLNAANPLGCSRCQCSAEGVEQGRQCDSTGACLCKANVEGPRCERCRKGYYGLNAANPLGCSRCQCSAEGAEQGSQCDSTGACRCKANVEGPRCERCRKGYYSLNAANPLGCSRCQCSAEGAEQGGQCDSTGACLCKANVEGPRCERCRKGYYGLNAANPLGCSKCSCSVDGSSSDDACDPLTGQCSCPPNVQGLACDRCAPGFWKLSPTRGCERCSCDPTNSLSKTCDQLTGQCQCRFGFGGRTCEECPDNTYGDPDTTCRRCKCDLTGTEPGGCDKKTGQCKCLPGVTGERCDACARGRCDRYPDCPACPSCFFTLDRQLKDFTLSLRRLVSQAPTLPETTPTDLTPRIRALEDTLSKIRDTLPLPAPSDSRVDKLLADLRRLREKAGQLDPELFPTDEVPALAKQLDDLRAELAGLNLDYNSKKDALKNVVNASLGDAFATIKKAYDESTDALKNAEGTQPVVEKSETTRKDATDLEGTVQPTNTADLKNLDDQLASRPNLTPAAKQVCGSTRSTPCTPAQCDGELCPEPGTVSCVEGKTCVGALPLGEKALKDTEEVKNRLQQLNKKIQEAADKIQAAEDSANDVRQSTDDLSNQIKQARNGLDDELGDIKKFVKNLKDFLSDPLLDPTAIQTVSEEILATKLPLSLAALKRKIQEIEKLAAGLPDSSKLLASTTPQLDLARKLLGEAQDARDTALGVKGKVDKLLGDLGSAEELLEDVDGKIQDTLDVLDTVTANIAEAKKKLDPATTLLDEVTGLTGTMLPELDKLKELVQNETENAQKAQVDAEAAKQEADDATKDLQALEDQLELLRQKAKEADGKGEVASGAGERLKKLQEESGTLIQDTMDMMRNLTGAEESLAEATNQLLKKAQNLTGLDKRLQKLLDEIRAKADYMSSCRG